The following DNA comes from Bradyrhizobium sp. SK17.
GCGTGGAAGATGGTCTCGAAATCGGTCGAGCCGACCAGCGCGAAGATCGCGAAGATGCCGAGCGCGAAGCCGAAGTCGCCGACCCGGTTGACCACGAAGGCCTTGATGGCGGCGGCATTGGCCGACGGCTTCTGGTACCAGAACCCGATCAAGAGATAGCTCGCGAGGCCGACGCCCTCCCAGCCGAAGAACAGCTGCACGAGGTTGTCGGAGGTCACCAGCATCAGCATCGCGAAGGTGAACAGCGAGAGATAGCCGAAGAAGCGCGGCCGGTTCGGATCCTCGTCCATGTAGCCGATGGAGTAGAGGTGGACGAGCGCGGACACGGTGTTGACCACGACCAGCATCACGGCGGTCAGGGTGTCGACCCGCAGCGTCCAGGCCACCTGAAGGTCGCCGGAGGTGATCCAGGGCAGCAGCACGACGCGGGCGTCATGGTGCATGAAGCCGACATCGACCAGCGTCATCCAGGACAACGCCGCCGAGACGAACAACAGGCCGGTGGTGATCAGCTCAGCCAGCCGCGATCCCGCCGCCGGCGGCTCGGAGACGTGGTGGTCGTCGTGGCCATGGTCGTCATGGCCGTGATCATCATGGGCCGCCGAGGAGTGAGCGTCGGCAGCATGGGCGTCGCCATGCGCGTCGTCATGATGATCGACGGTGTCGCCGCTCGGACAGCGCGCGTGCGCTCCCGTCAGCGCAATGATGCCTGCGAGAATGGCTCCCAGCAGAGGCAGGAAGACGATTGCCTGTATCATCGCACGATTCCCTTGCGCATGATCTCGCCGGAAAACCGGCTCCCACTTTTCCGGATCATGCGCGCCTAGCCCTTCATCAGATTGACGTCTTCAACCGCGATCGAACCGCGGTTGCGGAAATACACCACCAGCACGGCGAGGCCGATCGCGGCCTCGGCGGCCGCCACCGTCAGCACCAGCAGCGCGAACACCTGGCCGACGATGTCGCCGAGGAAGGTCGAGAACGCCACCAGGTTGATGTTGACCGAGAGCAGGATCAGCTCGATCGACATCAGGATCACGATGATGTTCTTGCGGTTGAGGAAGATGCCGAGGATCCCGAGCGTGAACAGGATCGCGGCGACCGCGAGGTAATGTCCGAGCCCGATGGTCATTTCACCCACTCCGCCGCGTCGGCATCCTGCAGGCCCTGCCCCGACGCCACCTTGCGCATCGCCATCGCCATTTCGGGCGTGCGCGCGTTCTGCACGTTGATGCTCTGCCGCTTGACGTTGGCCTTGTGGCGCAGCGTCAGCACGATGGCGCCGATCATCGCGACCAGCAGCACCATGCCGGCGAGCTGGAAGTAATGGATGTACTTCGTGTAGAGCACGAGACCGAGCGCCTCGGTGTTGGTGACGTTGGTCGGGATCGCCGCGGTGATGGTCTTGGTCACCGTCGGATTGATCACCCAGGCGCCGACCACCAGCAGCAGCTCGAACAGGAAGATGCCGCCGATCACGATGCCGATCGGCAGATACTGGATGAAGCCCTCGCGCAGCTCGACGAAATCGACGTCGAGCATCATGATCACGAACAGGAACAGCACCGCGACCGCGCCGACATAGACCACGATCAGCATCATCCCGAGGAACTCGGCGCCCATCAGGATGAACAGCCCGGCCGCGTTGACGAAGGCCAGGATCAGGAACAGCACGGAGTGCACGGGATTGCGCGAGACAATCACCATGACCGCCGAGGCCACGCAAACCGCGGCAAACAGATAGAAGAACAACGCCGGAAGGATCATGCCCTCACCTCACCGGTACGGCGCGTCGAGCGCGATCGACTTCGCAATCTCGCGCTCCCAGCGGTCGCCATTGGCGAGCAGCTTGGCCTTGTCATAGTACAGTTCCTCGCGGGTCTCGGTCGCGAACTCGAAATTCGGTCCCTCGACGATGGCGTCGACCGGGCATGCCTCCTGGCAGAGGCCGCAATAGATGCACTTCACCATGTCGATGTCGTAGCGCACCGTGCGGCGGGTGCCGTCGTTGCGGCGCGGGCCGGCCTCGATGGTGATCGCCTGTGCCGGGCAGATCGCCTCGCACAGCTTGCACGCGATGCAGCGCTCTTCGCCGTTCGGATAGCGGCGCAGCGCGTGCTCGCCGCGGAAGCGCGGCGAGATCGGCCCCTTCTCGAACGGGTAGTTCAGCGTCGGCTTCGGCTGGAAGAAATAGCGCATCGCCAGGAAGAACGCCGAGACGAATTCCGAGAGCAGGAGCGAGCGGGCTGTTGCGTTGACATTGACACTCATGACGGCCTCACTTCGGCGCGATGCCGGCGAATTGCAGCACGCCGGCCACGATCACCACCATCGCCAGCGACAGCGGCAGGAACACCTTCCAGCCGAGCCGCATCAGTTGATCGTAGCGGTAGCGTGGCACGATCGCCTTCGCCATCGCGAACATGAAGAACATGAAGAACACCTTGAGCGCGAACCAGACGATGCCCGGGATCCAGGTGAACGGCGGCAGGTTGACCGGCGGCAGCCAGCCGCCCAGGAACAGGATCGACGCCAGCGCGCACATCGTGGTGATCGCGACATACTCGCCGAGCATGAACAGCAGATACGGGGTCGAGCCGTATTCGGTCATGAAGCCGGCGACCAGCTCGGACTCGGCCTCCACCAGGTCGAACGGCGGACGGTTGGTTTCCGCCAGCGCCGAGACGTAGAACACCACGAACATCGGGAACAGCGGCCACACATACCAGTTCAGGATGGTGAGCTGCGGCAGGCCGATCAAATGCGCCAGACCGCGGGTGTTCTGCGCCTCGACCACGGCCGACAGGTTCAGCGAACCGACGCAGAGCAGCACCGTGATGATCACGAAGCCGATCGAGACTTCATAGGACACCATCTGCGCCGCCGAGCGCAGCGCGGCCAGGAACGGGTACTTCGAGTTCGACGACCAGCCGGCCATGATGATGCCGTAGATCGACAGCGACGAGATCGCGAAGATGTAGAGAATGCCGACATTGATGTCGGAGATCACCCAGCCGAGATCGAACGGGATCACGGCCCAGGCGGCCAGCGCCAGGATACACGACACCAAGGGCGCCAACAAGAACACGCCCTTGTTGGAGCCCGCCGGGATCACCGGCTCCTTCAACACGAATTTCAGCAGGTCGGCGAAGGATTGCAGCAATCCGAACGGGCCGACCACGTTGGGACCGCGGCGGATCTGCACTGCGGCCCAGATCTTGCGGTCGGCGAGCAGGATGTAGGCGATCGCGATCAGCAGCACGACGAGCAGCAACAGGCTTTCCGCGACCATGATGATCAGCGGCCAGAGGAAGCCGGTCCAGAACGAGCTTGCGAAGAATTCAGCCATCAGGTCACGCTCACTCCGCTGCCGTCAGCATTCGGCCCGACGCCAGCCGCGAGCATTCTGCCATCACGGCAGAGGCCCGCGCGATCGGGTTGGTCAGATAGAAGTCCTCGACGGTCGGCTTGAACGCCGCCTTGTCGACGCTGCCGCCCTTGCCGGCCAGCGCCTTGACCTGGTCGGCCGTGCCGGCCTCGATCTGGTCGAGCCGCATCAGATGCGGATAGGTCTTGAACATCGCCTGCCGCAGCGCCTGCAACGAGTCGAACGGCAGCTTCTTGCCGAGCACGTCGGACAGCGCGCGGATGATCGCCCAGTCCTCGCGGGCCTCGCCCGGCGGGAACGCGGCACGGTTGGCGATCTGCGCCCGGCCCTCGGTGTTGACGTAGATCCCGGACTTCTCGGTGTAGGCCGCGCCCGGCAGGATGACGTCGGCGCGGTGCGCGCCCTGGTCGCCATGGGTGCCGACGTAGACGACGAAGGTACCGTCCGGCACCTTGATCTCGTCGGCGCCGAGCAGGAACAGCACGTCGAGCGTGCCGAAGGTGGTCATCTGCGCGGTGGTCAGGCCGCCGGCCGAAGGCGAAAAGCCGATATCGAGCGCGCCGGCACGGGAGGCGGTGTCCTGCAAGACGGCAAAGCCGTTCCAGCCGTCCTTCAGCGCGCCGACATCGACCGCGAGCTTGGCGGCCTGCGCCAGCACCGCCGCGCCGTCATGCCTGGTGTAGGCACCGGGGCCGACCAGGATGATCGGGTGCTGCGCATTCTTCAGCACGTCGGCAAACGAGTGCTTGCCGGCCGCAAGATCAGCCAGCGTGTCGGTGCCTGCGCCGAGATAGTCGTGGTCGTAGGTGAAATCGGACTTCGCGCCGATCATGCCGACCTTGAGGCCGCCGGCGCGCCAGCGCTTGCGGATCCGCGCGTTCAGCACCGCGGCTTCCTTGCGCGGATGCGAGCCGATGATCAGGATGGCGTCGGCCTGATCGATGCCGGCGATGGTCGGGTTGAAGATGTAGGAGCCGCGGCCGGCCTTGGCGTCGAATGCGTCGCCGCCCTGCACCGCCAGATTGACCGAGCCGAACGCAGCCAGCAGCTCCTTCAGCGCGTACATTTCATCGACCGCGGCGAGATCGCCCGCGATCGCGCCGATCCGCTTGCCGTCGGTGCGGCCGGCCTTGGCGGCGATGGCGGCGAAAGCCTCCTGCCAGGTCGCCGGCCGGAGCTGGCCGTTCTCGCGCACATAGGGACGATCGAGCCGCTGGGTGCGCAGGCCGTCGACGATGTGGCGGGTCTTGTCGGAGATCCACTCCTCGTTCACGGCCTCGTTGATGCGCGGCAGGATGCGCATCACCTCGCGGCCGCGGGTGTCGACGCGGATCGCGGAGCCGACGCCGTCCATGACGTCGACCGATTGGGTCTTGCCGAGCTCCCAGGGCCGCGCCGCGAACGCATAGGGCTTCGAGGTCAGCGCGCCCACCGGGCAGATGTCGACCAGGTTGCCCTGCAACTCCGAGCTCAGCGCGTGCTCGAGATAGGTGGTGATCTCCATGTCCTCGCCGCGGCCGGTCGCACCCATTTCCGGGGCGCCGCAGACTTCGGCGGAGAAGCGGACGCAGCGCGTACACTGGATGCAGCGGTTCATCGAGGTCTTGACCAGCGCGCCGAGATATTTGTCCTCGACCGCGCGCTTGTTCTCGGCGAACCGGCTGGTGTCGACGCCGTAGCCCATCGCCTGGTCCTGCAAATCGCACTCGCCGCCCTGGTCGCAGATCGGGCAGTCCAGCGGATGGTTGATCAGCAGGAACTCCATCACGCCTTCGCGCGCCTTCTTGACCATCGGCGAACGGGTCGAGATCTCCGGCGGCTCGCCCTTCGGTCCGGGACGGCAGTCGCGCACGGCCCAGGCGCAGCTCGCGACCGGCTTCGGGCCGCCCTTCACCTCGACCAGGCACATCCGGCAATTGCCGGCGATCGACAACCGCTCGTGATAGCAGAAGCGTGGAATCTCGGCGCCGGCCGCCTCGCACGCCTGCAACAGCGTGTACTCCGGCGGCACATCGATCTCTTTGCCATCGACGATGATCTTGCTCATGTCTTCAAGTCTTTCCCAGCTTGCAGTCGGGCGGCGCGACGCTGGCGGTTTTCATTGATGTCTTCACCCATTGCTGGGTGTCGGTGCTGTAGGTCGAGAGATAGCCCGGCTCGGCCCGGCTCTTGGCGCACAGGAACGGCAGATGCGGCTTCAGGTCGTAGTCGCACGAGGCCTGCCATTCCTGCTTGTTCTCGAAGGCGGAGATCGCCTCCTCGCAAGCATAGAGGAAATAGGCCACGAAACTCTCATACTGCACCCGCTCCTCGCGGCTGCCGGCCTGGATCGCATCATAGTCCGGCTGCGCGAATTTCGGATTGTTGAATGCGAGCTCGGTGTAACCCAGAAACGCGGTGCGCGCCGCGGAGGCGCGGTTCGTCGAGCGGATTTCGTTGATCTGCACCAGGATGGCAACAAAGCCGAGCAGCGCCACGAGCGCCTGCGCCATCTGCGCAAGCGTCCCGTACTTCTGCCACCATGCGGCCTGTTGCATCATCGCAGTCATTACTCCGCGGCCACCATGCGCACGGGATCACGAACGCCTTGATCGTCGAGGTCCGCCTTGTGCGAATACTGATCGATGCGTTCTTCGATCTCGTGACGGAAATGCGCGATCAGACCCTGGATCGGCCACGCCGCGGCGTCGCCGAGCGCGCAGATGGTGTGGCCTTCGACCTGCTTGGTGACCTCGAGCAGCATGTCGATCTCGCGCTTGTGGGCGCGGCCGTCGGCCATGCGGGTCAAGACGCGCCACATCCAGCCGGTGCCCTCGCGGCACGGCGTGCACTGGCCGCAGCTCTCATGCTTGTAGAAATAGGAGATGCGCGCGATCGCCCGGATCAGGTCGGTCGACTTGTCCATCACGATCACGGCCGCGGTGCCGAGGCCCGAGCGCAACTTGCTCAGTGAGTCGAAATCCATCGGCGTGTCGATGATCTGCTCGGCCGGCACCATGCGCACCGACGAGCCGCCGGGGATCACGGCCTTCAGATTGTCCCAGCCGCCGCGGATGCCGCCGCAATGCTTCTCGATCAGTTCGCGGAACGGAATGCCCATCGCCTCTTCGACGTTGCAGGGCCGCTCGACGTGACCGGAGATGCAGAACAGCTTGGTGCCGACATTGTTCGGCCGGCCAATGCCGGCGAACCAGGCGGCGCCGCGACGCAGGATGTCGGGCGCGACCGCGATCGACTCGACGTTGTTGACGGTGGTCGGGCAGCCATAGAGGCCGACATTGGCCGGGAACGGCGGCTTCAGCCGCGGCTGGCCCTTCTTGCCCTCGAGGCTCTCGAGCAGCGCGGTTTCCTCGCCGCAGATATAGGCGCCGGCGCCGTGGGCGACATAGATGTCGAACGGCCAGCCGTTGATGTTGTCCTTGCCGACCAGCTTGGCCTCATAGGCCTGGTCGATCGCCGCCTGCAACCGCTCGCGCTCGCGGATGAACTCGCCGCGGATATAGACGTAGCAGGCATGCGCGCCCATCGCGAAGCTCGCGAGCAGGCAGCCCTCGACCAGGAGATGCGGGTCGTGCCGCATGATCTCGCGGTCCTTGCAGGTGCCGGGCTCGGACTCGTCGGCGTTGACGACGAGATAGCTCGGACGGCCGTCCTTGGATTCCTTCGGCATGAAGGACCACTTCATGCCGGTCGGGAAACCCGCGCCGCCGCGGCCGCGCAGGCCCGACGCCTTCATCTCGTTGATGATCCAGTCGCGGCCCTTGTCGATGATCCCCTTGGTGCCGTCCCAGGCGCCGCGGCGGCGCGCGCCCTCGAGGCCCCAATCATGCAGGCCGTAGAGGTTCTTGAAGATGCGGTCCTTGTCGTCGAGCATAACAAAAACTTTCCGAACATCACCGATTGGCTTGTGAGTAAGCGAGCCCGGCGGCGCAGCCGCCGAACACGATGGCCCACAACAGGCTGGATTCCAGCGTGGCGCTGAGGCCGTAACGTTGCAGCAGGAACATGAAGCCGGCCGCGACAGCGGTATGCAGCGCGATCTTGCGCCAGGCCATCATCGAAGCCGCCCTCCCGATCCCCATTGCCTGCACCTGAAAGCACCCCATCAGGTGGTTTCCTTCAGCGTCGTCGGCCCGCCCGCGGGCGCCGAGAACTGACGGTCGATCTGCGGACCCGGCTTCGGCGGATTGCCGGCGGCAAAGCCGTCGAGCACCTTGCCGAAGCTTTCCTTGGTCAGGTCCTCATAGGTGTCCTTCCAGATCAGCACCATCGGCGCATTCACGCAGGCGCCGAGACACTCGACCTCTTCCCAGGAGAAGTTGCCGTCCTTCGACAACTGGAAGGGATCGTGATGGATGCGATGCTGGCAGACCTCGATCAGGTCGGCGGCGCCGCGCAGCCGGCACGGCGTGGTGCCGCAAACCTGGACGTGGGCCTTCTTGCCGACCGGCGAGAGCTGGAACATGGTGTAGAAGGTCGCGATCTCCAGCATCCGGATATGCGGCATCTCGAGCAGGTCGGCGACGGCGCGGATCGCGGCTTCCGACACCCAGCCGTCATGTTGCTCCTGCACGCGCCACAGGATCGCGATCGCCGCCGAAGCCTGGCGGCCCGGCGGGTACTTCTCGATCTGCTTCTTGGCCCAGGCCAGGTTCTCGTCCGTGAACGTGAAGCTCGCGGGCTGCAATTCCTTCGGGGCAAGGCGGCGGACGGACATCGTTCAAACTCTCAATTAGCGCGCGGTGCGGATGCGGACATCATCACCGGTCGACCTCGCCGAACACGATGTCCAGCGAGCCAAGGATGGCGGAAACGTCGGCCAAGAGATGGCCCTTGCAGATGTGATCCATCGCCTGGAGATGGGCGAAGCCCGGCGCGCGGATCTTGCACTTGTAGGGCTTGTTGGTGCCGTCGGCGACCAGATAGACGCCGAACTCGCCCTTCGGCGCCTCGACCGCGGCATAGACCTCGCCGGCCGGCACGTGGACGCCTTCGGTGTAGAGCTTGAAGTGATGGATCAGCGCTTCCATCGAGCGCTTCATCTCGCCGCGGCGCGGCGGCGCGATCTTGTTGTCCTCGACCACGACCGGGCCCTGCCCGTCGGCTGCTTTGAGTTTCTGCACGCACTGCTTCATGATGCGCACCGACTGGCGCATCTCTTCCATGCGGATCAGATAGCGGTCGTAACAGTCGCCGTTCTTGCCGATCGGAATGTCGAAATCCATCTCGGCGTAGCACTCATAGGGCTGCGACTTGCGCAGGTCCCAGGCCGCGCCGGAGCCGCGCACCATCACGCCGGAGAAGCCCCATTCCCAGGCCTCCTTCAACGGCACGATGCCGATATCGACGTTGCGCTGCTTGAAGATGCGGTTGCCGGTCAGCAGCCGATCGAGGTCGTCGACCACCTTGAGGAACGGATCGCACCACGCCTCGATGTCGTCGATCAGCTTCGGCGGCAGGTCCTGGTGCACGCCGCCGACGCGGAAGAACGCCGCGTGCATGCGCGAGCCCGAGGCGCGCTCGTAGAACACCATCAGCTTCTCGCGCTCTTCGAAGCCCCACAGCGGCGGGGTCAGCGCGCCGACGTCCATCGCCTGCGTGGTGACGTTGAGCAGATGGGAGAGGATGCGGCCGATCTCGCAATACAGTACGCGGATCAACTGGCCGCGGCGCGGCACCGTGATGCCGAGCAGCTTTTCCGCCGCGAGGCAGAATGCATGCTCCTGGTTCATCGGCGCGACGTAGTCGAGCCGGTCGAAATAGGGAATCGCCTGGAGATAGGTCTTGTGCTCGATCAGCTTCTCGGTGCCGCGGTGCAGCAGGCCGATATGCGGATCGACGCGCTCGACGACTTCGCCGTCCAATTCGAGCACCAAACGCAGCACGCCGTGCGCGGCCGGATGCTGCGGACCGAAATTGATCGTGAAGTTGCGCAGATTTTGCGGCTGTTCATTCATGGCTTCGGCTCCGCCTTGGCCTTCTCGTCACCGGGAAGCGGATAGTCCGCGCCTTCCCAGGGCGAAAGGAAATCGAACTTGCGGAATTCCTGGTTGAGCCGGACCGGCTCGTACAGCACCCGCTTCTCCTGGTCGTCGTAGCGAACCTCGACGAAGCCGGTCAGCGGGAAATCCTTGCGCAGCGGATGGCCGTCGAAGCCGTAATCCGTCAGCAGGCGGCGCATGTCGGGATGGCCGGTGAAGATCACGCCGTAGAGATCGTAGGTCTCGCGTTCGAACCAGTCGGCACCCGGGAACACGCCGATGATCGACGGCACCTGCGTGGTCTCGTCGGCCTGTCCGCGCAGCCGGATGCGCGCGTTCAGTGTCGGCGACAGCAGGTGGTAGACGACGTCGAAGCGCTTCTCGCGGCTCGGGTGATCGACCGCGGTCGCATCGGTGAAGTTGACGAAGCGGCAATTGGGATCGTCACGCAAAAACGTCACGACGTCCACGATTCTGCCAATCTCGACATCGATAGTGAGTTGATTGAACGCGACCGAGTGCGAAGTGGCCGCGCCCGGAAGCGCGCTCACGATCGTCTGCCCAAGGGCGTCGAGCTTGCCGTCGTCCATGCCTGAAACCTTAGCGTTCGATGGTGCCGATACGGCGGATCTTCTTCTGCAACAGCAGCACGCCGTAAAGCAGCGCTTCCGCCGTGGGCGGGCAGCCCGGCACGTAGATGTCGATCGGCACGATGCGGTCGCAGCCACGCACCACCGAGTAGGAGTAGTGGTAGTAGCCGCCGCCGTTGGCGCAGGAGCCCATCGAGATGACGTAGCGCGGCTCCGGCATCTGGTCGTAGACCTTGCGCAGCGCCGGCGCCATCTTGTTGGTCAGCGTGCCCGCGACGATCATCACGTCGGACTGCCGCGGCGAGGCACGTGGCGCGAAGCCGAAGCGCTCGACGTCGTAGCGCGGCATCGAGACCTGCATCATCTCGACCGCACAGCAGGCGAGACCGAAGGTCATCCACATCAGCGAGCCGGTGCGCGCCCAGGTGATCAGGTCATCGGCCGCGGCGACGAAGAAGCCCTTGTCGGACAGCTCGTGATTGACCTCGAGGAAAAACGGATCATTGGCGCCGACCGGCCTGCCGGTTGACGGATCGAGAATGCCCTTCGGAGCCATCGCGATATCAGGTTTGGCGATCGCCGGCTGCGAGGTTGCGGCGGTGGGGCTCAATCCCATTCGAGCGCGCCTTTCTTCCATTCATATGCGAATCCGACCGTCAGCACGGCCAGGAAAACCATCA
Coding sequences within:
- the nuoK gene encoding NADH-quinone oxidoreductase subunit NuoK: MTIGLGHYLAVAAILFTLGILGIFLNRKNIIVILMSIELILLSVNINLVAFSTFLGDIVGQVFALLVLTVAAAEAAIGLAVLVVYFRNRGSIAVEDVNLMKG
- a CDS encoding NADH-quinone oxidoreductase subunit C codes for the protein MDDGKLDALGQTIVSALPGAATSHSVAFNQLTIDVEIGRIVDVVTFLRDDPNCRFVNFTDATAVDHPSREKRFDVVYHLLSPTLNARIRLRGQADETTQVPSIIGVFPGADWFERETYDLYGVIFTGHPDMRRLLTDYGFDGHPLRKDFPLTGFVEVRYDDQEKRVLYEPVRLNQEFRKFDFLSPWEGADYPLPGDEKAKAEPKP
- the nuoH gene encoding NADH-quinone oxidoreductase subunit NuoH; this translates as MAEFFASSFWTGFLWPLIIMVAESLLLLVVLLIAIAYILLADRKIWAAVQIRRGPNVVGPFGLLQSFADLLKFVLKEPVIPAGSNKGVFLLAPLVSCILALAAWAVIPFDLGWVISDINVGILYIFAISSLSIYGIIMAGWSSNSKYPFLAALRSAAQMVSYEVSIGFVIITVLLCVGSLNLSAVVEAQNTRGLAHLIGLPQLTILNWYVWPLFPMFVVFYVSALAETNRPPFDLVEAESELVAGFMTEYGSTPYLLFMLGEYVAITTMCALASILFLGGWLPPVNLPPFTWIPGIVWFALKVFFMFFMFAMAKAIVPRYRYDQLMRLGWKVFLPLSLAMVVIVAGVLQFAGIAPK
- a CDS encoding NADH-quinone oxidoreductase subunit B family protein, which translates into the protein MGLSPTAATSQPAIAKPDIAMAPKGILDPSTGRPVGANDPFFLEVNHELSDKGFFVAAADDLITWARTGSLMWMTFGLACCAVEMMQVSMPRYDVERFGFAPRASPRQSDVMIVAGTLTNKMAPALRKVYDQMPEPRYVISMGSCANGGGYYHYSYSVVRGCDRIVPIDIYVPGCPPTAEALLYGVLLLQKKIRRIGTIER
- the nuoG gene encoding NADH-quinone oxidoreductase subunit NuoG, producing the protein MSKIIVDGKEIDVPPEYTLLQACEAAGAEIPRFCYHERLSIAGNCRMCLVEVKGGPKPVASCAWAVRDCRPGPKGEPPEISTRSPMVKKAREGVMEFLLINHPLDCPICDQGGECDLQDQAMGYGVDTSRFAENKRAVEDKYLGALVKTSMNRCIQCTRCVRFSAEVCGAPEMGATGRGEDMEITTYLEHALSSELQGNLVDICPVGALTSKPYAFAARPWELGKTQSVDVMDGVGSAIRVDTRGREVMRILPRINEAVNEEWISDKTRHIVDGLRTQRLDRPYVRENGQLRPATWQEAFAAIAAKAGRTDGKRIGAIAGDLAAVDEMYALKELLAAFGSVNLAVQGGDAFDAKAGRGSYIFNPTIAGIDQADAILIIGSHPRKEAAVLNARIRKRWRAGGLKVGMIGAKSDFTYDHDYLGAGTDTLADLAAGKHSFADVLKNAQHPIILVGPGAYTRHDGAAVLAQAAKLAVDVGALKDGWNGFAVLQDTASRAGALDIGFSPSAGGLTTAQMTTFGTLDVLFLLGADEIKVPDGTFVVYVGTHGDQGAHRADVILPGAAYTEKSGIYVNTEGRAQIANRAAFPPGEAREDWAIIRALSDVLGKKLPFDSLQALRQAMFKTYPHLMRLDQIEAGTADQVKALAGKGGSVDKAAFKPTVEDFYLTNPIARASAVMAECSRLASGRMLTAAE
- a CDS encoding NADH-quinone oxidoreductase subunit D translates to MNEQPQNLRNFTINFGPQHPAAHGVLRLVLELDGEVVERVDPHIGLLHRGTEKLIEHKTYLQAIPYFDRLDYVAPMNQEHAFCLAAEKLLGITVPRRGQLIRVLYCEIGRILSHLLNVTTQAMDVGALTPPLWGFEEREKLMVFYERASGSRMHAAFFRVGGVHQDLPPKLIDDIEAWCDPFLKVVDDLDRLLTGNRIFKQRNVDIGIVPLKEAWEWGFSGVMVRGSGAAWDLRKSQPYECYAEMDFDIPIGKNGDCYDRYLIRMEEMRQSVRIMKQCVQKLKAADGQGPVVVEDNKIAPPRRGEMKRSMEALIHHFKLYTEGVHVPAGEVYAAVEAPKGEFGVYLVADGTNKPYKCKIRAPGFAHLQAMDHICKGHLLADVSAILGSLDIVFGEVDR
- the nuoI gene encoding NADH-quinone oxidoreductase subunit NuoI, whose protein sequence is MSVNVNATARSLLLSEFVSAFFLAMRYFFQPKPTLNYPFEKGPISPRFRGEHALRRYPNGEERCIACKLCEAICPAQAITIEAGPRRNDGTRRTVRYDIDMVKCIYCGLCQEACPVDAIVEGPNFEFATETREELYYDKAKLLANGDRWEREIAKSIALDAPYR
- the nuoF gene encoding NADH-quinone oxidoreductase subunit NuoF translates to MLDDKDRIFKNLYGLHDWGLEGARRRGAWDGTKGIIDKGRDWIINEMKASGLRGRGGAGFPTGMKWSFMPKESKDGRPSYLVVNADESEPGTCKDREIMRHDPHLLVEGCLLASFAMGAHACYVYIRGEFIRERERLQAAIDQAYEAKLVGKDNINGWPFDIYVAHGAGAYICGEETALLESLEGKKGQPRLKPPFPANVGLYGCPTTVNNVESIAVAPDILRRGAAWFAGIGRPNNVGTKLFCISGHVERPCNVEEAMGIPFRELIEKHCGGIRGGWDNLKAVIPGGSSVRMVPAEQIIDTPMDFDSLSKLRSGLGTAAVIVMDKSTDLIRAIARISYFYKHESCGQCTPCREGTGWMWRVLTRMADGRAHKREIDMLLEVTKQVEGHTICALGDAAAWPIQGLIAHFRHEIEERIDQYSHKADLDDQGVRDPVRMVAAE
- a CDS encoding NADH-quinone oxidoreductase subunit J; translated protein: MILPALFFYLFAAVCVASAVMVIVSRNPVHSVLFLILAFVNAAGLFILMGAEFLGMMLIVVYVGAVAVLFLFVIMMLDVDFVELREGFIQYLPIGIVIGGIFLFELLLVVGAWVINPTVTKTITAAIPTNVTNTEALGLVLYTKYIHYFQLAGMVLLVAMIGAIVLTLRHKANVKRQSINVQNARTPEMAMAMRKVASGQGLQDADAAEWVK
- the nuoE gene encoding NADH-quinone oxidoreductase subunit NuoE → MSVRRLAPKELQPASFTFTDENLAWAKKQIEKYPPGRQASAAIAILWRVQEQHDGWVSEAAIRAVADLLEMPHIRMLEIATFYTMFQLSPVGKKAHVQVCGTTPCRLRGAADLIEVCQHRIHHDPFQLSKDGNFSWEEVECLGACVNAPMVLIWKDTYEDLTKESFGKVLDGFAAGNPPKPGPQIDRQFSAPAGGPTTLKETT